A genomic segment from Lignipirellula cremea encodes:
- a CDS encoding TolC family protein: MKRVIASTLAIVMCITSVPGCAWNGGVGLFHGRNMDDLQAVSTDIEYPDVEAPSNAVTAGTGPPITINDDGPLEYWDLSLDEAIRLTLHNSTVLRDLGGAALLQPDTVKTVYSPALTETDGQFGVDAALSAFDASYSAEFFFEGNDRQLNNQFFGGGVRTLKQDLMQLDMDVTKKSAYGTQYTMRQFIEYDNNNSPGNLFTNGAYSVLMDAEVRHPLLQGGGLDFNRIAGPNGQPGTFNGVLIARIRNDISIAEFEIGVRNLISDVENAYWELYYAYRDLDGRVAARDRSLALWRAVHARAVVGGEGGEAKNEALAREQYYRLSEDVQNSLAGRVIEKSRTTTFRAFGGVQVNERRLRLAMGVPINDGRLIRPANEPATAKVIFDWDQAMVEALTTRAELRRQQWRVKQAELELLASRNFLLPTFDAIGRYRWRGFGHNLLNPNASDVPFDNAYQDLLTGNFQEWQLGFEFTYPIGFRQAHAQIRNAQLKLVREKAVLETQEREIVHDLSTWIAEVERAYVVAQTAFNRRLAAREQLEALDAEYAVTRETNTLDLVLQAQRRMVEAETTFFRVLSEYNLALKQVHFEKGSLLAYNGIQLSEGGWPEQAYHDAQELAHRRVARCRLMSYVFKKTPPVSLGPAPAPGLAPGDHVGLPGVPGLLDQPIGPDGVRLEAEQMIESIEDGIPTFDGEEIEGREMNGPSPDGKGANGQEAAGSREAAFLEETGPLFPPQQRESRTPFVASYPYGSFESSLAPVVELDPQLTVAQRQTQKAKTAGSASRALGDEQTAVAPARPAPLSAPPLPGNSDQPLTYGHVEPSAPLVVEKPSPSSVRTPESNIPSDALRLKAEPLTASPLPSNPGVVPQTVVPQNEATRLPESAGPPTVVPVVDLQPSAGRPFTDQRSAAQPGQGSTATGRKTSDKPPTFSPPRVMPQRPLAPAIEQRPSRPADFAPTPRAFAPPVVIQASGQEPAPVRSSSSPGSAPGGDWRSPTAGESRRMPAAPPIVPRAPVENLAPIVKKSQAMQPAAIETLAPVIDAKTYREQRERARNTAAPRP, from the coding sequence ATGAAGCGAGTAATCGCCTCGACCCTCGCGATCGTGATGTGCATCACCAGCGTTCCCGGCTGCGCCTGGAACGGCGGCGTCGGTTTGTTCCACGGCCGGAATATGGATGACCTCCAGGCCGTTTCGACCGATATCGAATATCCCGATGTGGAAGCTCCGTCGAACGCCGTGACCGCCGGGACCGGACCGCCGATCACCATCAACGACGACGGCCCGCTGGAATACTGGGACCTTTCTCTCGACGAAGCGATTCGTCTGACCTTGCATAATTCCACCGTGCTCCGCGACCTGGGCGGAGCGGCGTTGCTGCAGCCCGACACGGTGAAAACGGTTTACTCGCCTGCACTGACCGAAACCGACGGGCAGTTTGGCGTGGATGCTGCTTTGAGCGCCTTTGATGCTTCCTATTCGGCCGAGTTCTTCTTTGAGGGAAACGACCGCCAGCTCAATAACCAGTTCTTTGGCGGCGGCGTGCGCACGCTCAAACAGGACCTGATGCAGCTGGATATGGATGTCACCAAAAAGTCGGCGTACGGCACGCAGTACACCATGCGGCAGTTCATCGAATACGACAACAACAACTCACCCGGCAACCTGTTCACCAATGGCGCCTATTCCGTGCTGATGGACGCCGAAGTCAGGCATCCCCTGTTACAGGGCGGCGGCCTGGACTTCAACCGGATCGCCGGCCCCAATGGCCAGCCCGGCACCTTCAATGGCGTGCTCATCGCCCGCATCCGTAACGATATCAGCATCGCCGAATTTGAAATCGGCGTGCGCAACCTGATCAGCGATGTCGAAAACGCCTACTGGGAACTGTATTACGCCTACCGCGATCTCGACGGCCGGGTCGCAGCCCGCGATCGGTCCCTGGCGCTGTGGCGTGCCGTGCACGCTCGGGCGGTGGTCGGCGGCGAAGGCGGCGAGGCCAAGAACGAAGCGCTGGCCCGAGAGCAGTACTATCGCCTGTCGGAAGACGTGCAGAACTCGCTGGCCGGTCGCGTGATCGAAAAGAGCCGCACCACCACCTTCCGTGCATTCGGCGGAGTCCAGGTTAACGAACGCCGGCTGCGCCTGGCGATGGGCGTTCCCATCAACGATGGACGGCTGATTCGTCCCGCGAACGAACCGGCGACCGCGAAGGTCATTTTCGACTGGGACCAGGCGATGGTCGAAGCGCTGACCACCCGGGCCGAACTGCGGCGCCAGCAATGGCGAGTCAAGCAGGCCGAACTGGAACTGCTGGCCAGCCGGAACTTTCTGTTGCCCACCTTCGACGCCATTGGTCGCTATCGCTGGCGCGGCTTTGGCCATAACCTGCTGAACCCCAACGCCAGCGACGTCCCGTTCGATAACGCCTACCAGGACCTGCTCACCGGCAACTTCCAGGAATGGCAGCTGGGTTTTGAATTCACCTACCCGATTGGTTTCCGTCAGGCCCATGCGCAGATCCGAAACGCCCAGCTGAAACTGGTCCGTGAAAAGGCCGTGCTGGAGACCCAGGAACGGGAGATCGTCCACGACTTGTCGACCTGGATCGCCGAAGTCGAACGAGCTTATGTGGTCGCACAGACCGCCTTCAACCGCCGCCTTGCCGCCCGCGAACAGCTGGAAGCGCTCGACGCGGAATACGCCGTGACCCGGGAAACCAACACCCTCGACCTGGTGCTCCAGGCGCAGCGCCGCATGGTCGAAGCGGAAACAACCTTCTTCCGCGTGCTCTCGGAATACAACCTGGCCCTCAAGCAGGTGCACTTCGAAAAAGGCTCGCTCCTGGCTTACAACGGCATCCAGCTGTCCGAAGGCGGCTGGCCCGAACAGGCCTATCACGACGCCCAGGAACTGGCCCATCGTCGTGTCGCCCGCTGCCGTCTGATGAGTTATGTCTTCAAGAAAACACCGCCGGTAAGCCTGGGTCCGGCTCCTGCCCCTGGCCTGGCTCCCGGTGATCACGTGGGTCTGCCTGGCGTGCCGGGACTGCTGGATCAGCCGATCGGCCCCGACGGCGTTCGCCTGGAAGCGGAACAAATGATCGAATCCATCGAAGACGGCATTCCGACTTTCGACGGCGAAGAGATCGAAGGTCGCGAAATGAACGGCCCCTCGCCCGACGGCAAAGGGGCCAACGGCCAGGAAGCTGCCGGTTCTCGCGAAGCGGCCTTCCTGGAAGAGACCGGACCGCTGTTCCCGCCGCAACAGCGCGAGTCGCGAACTCCGTTCGTCGCCAGCTATCCTTATGGGTCGTTCGAATCATCCCTGGCGCCTGTGGTTGAGCTGGATCCCCAGCTGACCGTCGCCCAGCGGCAAACGCAAAAAGCCAAGACCGCCGGCAGCGCGTCCCGCGCACTGGGAGACGAACAAACGGCCGTTGCCCCAGCCCGGCCGGCGCCGCTGTCGGCGCCGCCGCTGCCCGGTAACTCTGACCAGCCGTTGACCTACGGACACGTCGAGCCGTCCGCACCGCTGGTGGTGGAGAAGCCCTCGCCGTCGTCCGTTCGTACTCCCGAAAGCAACATCCCCAGCGACGCCTTACGCCTGAAAGCAGAGCCGCTGACCGCATCACCGCTGCCGTCTAATCCCGGGGTCGTTCCGCAAACTGTCGTTCCGCAAAACGAGGCGACCCGTTTGCCGGAGTCGGCAGGTCCGCCGACGGTCGTTCCCGTTGTCGACCTGCAGCCGTCCGCAGGGCGGCCGTTCACGGACCAGCGTTCCGCAGCGCAGCCAGGCCAGGGGTCGACCGCCACGGGACGGAAGACTTCGGACAAGCCGCCGACCTTTAGTCCGCCCCGCGTCATGCCGCAACGTCCGCTGGCCCCGGCGATCGAGCAGCGTCCGTCCCGCCCGGCCGACTTCGCCCCCACGCCGCGAGCTTTCGCGCCGCCCGTCGTGATCCAGGCTTCCGGCCAGGAACCGGCCCCGGTCCGTTCGTCATCTTCGCCGGGCTCCGCTCCCGGCGGCGACTGGCGATCGCCGACTGCAGGGGAATCCAGGCGTATGCCGGCAGCCCCGCCGATCGTCCCGCGAGCGCCCGTCGAGAACCTGGCTCCCATCGTCAAAAAGTCACAGGCCATGCAGCCCGCCGCCATTGAAACGCTGGCGCCCGTGATCGACGCCAAAACCTACCGCGAGCAGCGGGAACGCGCACGCAACACAGCCGCTCCTCGCCCGTAG
- a CDS encoding tetratricopeptide repeat protein, with the protein MGANAHLERALLLLGQSRYDLAIDELRQSLAGDPDNAMAHAVLAICLSQKADYAEASAEADLAVGLAPETAFCFYARSIVLGARNHFPEALASIQEAIGLDPYHPTFFAQLGRLHLEQRRYQQALDAAEAGLALDPEDVVCTNLRVQALVKLGRRAEADAALETALKRDPDDSNTHANRGWSALEAGQPEKAMESFREALRLQPDNEWARSGIVEAMKARYFVYRIVLGWFLWMIRLSSQAQWGVLVGAYVGFQLLQSVARNNPDLAPWILPVLIVYVIFAVSTWVAVPLFNLALRLNRFGRLALSREEIVTSNWVGISILGAACCLGAWLVLGESQFLLSALACAFLIPALSTIYACKAGWPRIVMVLVAMALGGLAGVVIASAIGMSLSQGAVQMACDGVGSWAFLLCAGGTLLSQFGANALAAVKPRQGSVSPTLVWAIGGGVLLTAALLFLGWAGLVFFAFTRA; encoded by the coding sequence GTGGGAGCCAATGCTCATCTGGAACGGGCCCTGTTGCTGCTGGGCCAGTCGCGCTACGATCTGGCGATTGACGAGTTGCGGCAATCGCTGGCGGGCGATCCGGATAACGCCATGGCCCACGCCGTGCTGGCGATCTGTCTGTCGCAGAAAGCAGATTACGCAGAGGCTAGCGCCGAGGCCGATCTGGCCGTGGGGCTGGCGCCGGAGACGGCCTTCTGCTTTTACGCCCGTTCGATCGTGCTGGGGGCGCGGAATCATTTTCCCGAAGCGCTGGCTTCGATCCAGGAGGCGATCGGCCTGGACCCGTATCATCCCACGTTCTTCGCCCAGCTGGGACGACTGCACCTGGAACAGCGGCGGTATCAGCAGGCGCTGGATGCGGCCGAAGCCGGCCTGGCGCTGGACCCCGAAGATGTCGTCTGCACCAACCTGCGGGTCCAGGCGCTGGTGAAACTGGGCCGCCGGGCCGAAGCCGACGCCGCGCTGGAAACGGCCCTCAAACGCGACCCCGACGACAGCAACACGCACGCCAACCGCGGCTGGTCGGCCCTGGAAGCAGGGCAGCCGGAGAAGGCGATGGAGTCGTTCCGCGAGGCGCTCCGGCTGCAGCCCGACAACGAGTGGGCCCGCTCCGGAATCGTGGAAGCGATGAAGGCCCGGTACTTTGTTTATCGCATTGTGCTGGGCTGGTTCCTGTGGATGATCAGGCTTTCTTCGCAAGCCCAGTGGGGCGTGCTGGTTGGCGCCTATGTGGGTTTCCAGTTGCTGCAGTCGGTCGCGCGGAACAACCCGGATCTGGCGCCCTGGATCCTGCCGGTGCTGATCGTTTACGTCATCTTCGCCGTGAGCACCTGGGTCGCCGTGCCGCTGTTCAACCTGGCGCTACGATTGAATCGATTTGGTCGTCTGGCGTTATCCCGCGAGGAGATCGTCACTTCGAACTGGGTCGGAATCAGCATCCTGGGCGCGGCGTGCTGCCTGGGCGCCTGGCTGGTGCTGGGGGAGAGCCAGTTCCTGCTCAGCGCACTGGCTTGCGCCTTTTTGATTCCGGCCTTGTCGACCATTTACGCGTGCAAAGCAGGCTGGCCCCGGATCGTGATGGTGCTGGTTGCGATGGCCCTGGGCGGACTGGCAGGCGTGGTGATCGCCAGCGCGATCGGCATGTCGCTATCGCAGGGGGCGGTGCAGATGGCCTGCGACGGCGTTGGCTCCTGGGCGTTTCTTCTTTGCGCCGGCGGGACACTCTTGTCGCAGTTTGGCGCCAATGCGCTGGCCGCAGTCAAGCCGCGCCAGGGCTCCGTTTCCCCGACGCTCGTCTGGGCGATCGGCGGCGGAGTGCTGCTGACGGCCGCCTTGCTGTTTCTCGGCTGGGCCGGCCTGGTCTTCTTCGCCTTCACCCGTGCCTAG
- a CDS encoding NUDIX domain-containing protein: MNTPRTTRRRGVVGVVWRDEQFLVIRRSQFVAAPGAYCFPGGGMEAGESEAEALAREIQEELGVAAILGPRLWASQTPWGVDLVWMQIELPAGVPLQLDPREVESYQWLGAEALYSHPELLASNRDFLDAWKQQVFHLDWRPA, from the coding sequence ATGAACACGCCGAGAACAACCAGGCGGCGGGGGGTGGTGGGCGTTGTCTGGCGTGACGAGCAGTTTCTGGTGATTCGGCGTTCGCAGTTTGTCGCGGCGCCGGGGGCGTACTGCTTTCCTGGAGGCGGGATGGAAGCGGGCGAGAGTGAAGCGGAAGCGCTCGCCAGGGAGATTCAGGAAGAGCTGGGGGTGGCCGCGATCCTGGGGCCGCGACTGTGGGCCAGCCAGACGCCGTGGGGCGTTGATCTGGTCTGGATGCAGATCGAACTGCCGGCCGGCGTCCCGCTGCAGCTGGACCCGCGGGAGGTGGAATCGTACCAGTGGCTTGGCGCGGAAGCACTCTACTCGCATCCCGAACTGCTCGCCAGCAATCGGGATTTTCTCGACGCCTGGAAGCAGCAGGTCTTCCACCTGGACTGGCGGCCCGCATAG
- a CDS encoding type II toxin-antitoxin system VapC family toxin has protein sequence MQSVYLETTVIGNIAGRVHPDLAMAARQSVTRRWWDTAPDRYELFISALVVDECNGGDPTAASERLAVIRDLPMIEGGDGAKSLAGLLLDGKAVPRSEPRDATHIAIAAVNGIELLATWNFKHILNPATQHLIDAVCRNAGYEPATICTPEQLLEAFDDS, from the coding sequence ATGCAAAGTGTTTACCTCGAAACGACCGTCATTGGCAACATCGCTGGACGCGTCCATCCTGATTTGGCAATGGCGGCCAGGCAATCCGTCACCAGACGATGGTGGGATACTGCGCCAGATCGCTACGAATTATTCATCTCAGCGCTGGTCGTTGACGAATGCAACGGCGGGGACCCAACTGCTGCCTCAGAGCGTCTCGCTGTGATTCGCGACCTTCCCATGATCGAGGGCGGCGACGGCGCAAAATCCCTCGCTGGACTGCTGCTTGACGGCAAGGCGGTTCCTCGGTCCGAGCCGCGGGACGCAACCCACATTGCAATTGCTGCCGTGAACGGGATTGAATTGTTGGCAACTTGGAACTTCAAGCATATACTTAATCCTGCCACGCAACACTTGATTGACGCCGTCTGTCGCAACGCGGGCTATGAGCCGGCGACGATCTGCACCCCCGAACAACTGCTGGAGGCGTTCGATGATTCCTGA
- a CDS encoding magnesium chelatase, with translation MSSLAPRPTNLRELNDSGWVSKSVKQEIYDNFIRQLAAGETLYPGVVGYESTVIPEINLALLSGHDMLFLGEKGQAKSRLMRAISRFLDDYVPYLDLPDSPFHDDPHHPISSAGQRCLRERDPADVPIAWWPRSERYAERLAPGTRFADIIGEIDPAKLAGGVSMANEEALHFGLIPRMHRGIFAINELPELDELVQVGLFNILEERDVQIRGYPIQFEIDVMILFSANPSTYNRSGKVIPQLKDRIGSLIQTHYPRERDLGIQIMEQEAAVEMGGDYPVFVPYFMREIIEQITIQARKSKYVDHQSGVSARFSIANYRTMIASARQRGVLLNEKPAVPRISDLGHLYASSLGKLELDLMGSHQMSERQVLDAVIAEAIRVVFEEYVDRHGLGDIANIFSRGVKIEVGDLLPSAEYARRIDRVPPLWDKAFELNAAEDPAVQASCVEFVLAGLYALDRISRAQQHGSITYEL, from the coding sequence ATGAGCAGCCTTGCCCCTCGGCCGACGAACCTCCGCGAACTGAACGACAGCGGCTGGGTCTCCAAATCGGTCAAGCAAGAGATTTACGATAATTTTATCCGTCAACTGGCCGCTGGCGAAACGCTTTACCCGGGCGTGGTCGGTTACGAAAGCACCGTGATCCCCGAGATCAACCTGGCGCTGCTCTCCGGCCATGACATGCTTTTTCTGGGCGAGAAAGGCCAGGCCAAAAGCCGCCTGATGCGGGCCATCTCCCGTTTTCTCGATGATTATGTGCCGTACCTGGATCTGCCGGACTCCCCCTTTCACGACGATCCCCATCACCCGATCAGCAGCGCCGGCCAGCGCTGCCTGCGCGAACGCGACCCGGCCGATGTGCCGATTGCCTGGTGGCCGCGGTCCGAGCGCTACGCCGAACGCCTGGCGCCCGGCACCCGGTTCGCCGATATCATCGGCGAGATCGACCCGGCCAAACTGGCCGGCGGCGTGAGCATGGCGAACGAAGAGGCCCTGCACTTTGGGTTAATTCCGCGGATGCACCGCGGGATTTTCGCCATCAACGAACTGCCGGAACTGGACGAGCTGGTGCAGGTCGGGCTGTTCAACATTCTGGAAGAACGGGACGTCCAGATCCGCGGTTATCCGATCCAGTTTGAGATCGACGTGATGATCCTGTTCTCCGCCAACCCTTCGACCTATAACCGCAGCGGCAAGGTGATCCCGCAGCTGAAGGACCGTATCGGCTCTCTGATCCAGACCCACTACCCGCGTGAACGGGATCTGGGCATCCAGATTATGGAACAGGAAGCGGCCGTCGAAATGGGCGGCGACTACCCGGTGTTCGTCCCGTATTTCATGCGCGAGATCATCGAGCAGATCACCATCCAGGCCCGCAAGTCGAAGTATGTCGATCACCAGTCAGGCGTCAGCGCGCGGTTCAGCATCGCCAACTATCGCACCATGATCGCCAGCGCCCGGCAGCGTGGCGTGCTGCTGAACGAGAAGCCGGCCGTGCCGCGGATCAGCGACCTGGGTCACCTGTACGCTTCCAGCCTGGGGAAGCTGGAGCTCGACCTGATGGGCAGCCATCAAATGTCGGAACGCCAGGTGCTGGACGCCGTCATCGCGGAAGCGATCCGCGTGGTGTTTGAGGAATACGTCGACCGCCACGGACTGGGCGACATCGCCAACATTTTCTCCCGCGGCGTCAAAATCGAAGTCGGCGATCTGCTGCCTTCGGCCGAATACGCCCGTCGCATCGACCGGGTGCCGCCGCTGTGGGATAAAGCGTTCGAACTCAACGCCGCCGAAGACCCGGCCGTACAAGCCTCCTGCGTCGAATTCGTCCTGGCTGGCCTGTACGCCCTGGACCGCATCTCCCGCGCCCAGCAACACGGTTCGATCACGTACGAACTGTAA
- a CDS encoding sigma-70 RNA polymerase sigma factor region 4 domain-containing protein yields MSATSTSATTLSAETLFRRLKRRDPSAWRRFAVLYGPLVYSWARQAGRTPPEANKFVATFARRLASRIDEYRPEQGKFRDWLATQCQKLLDTQEPEEASEAAFNRKQWGGVILRALYEAGDTQQQTLFRRVMFDKESTEAVAQDGGLSKMSVYEARSRILHQLRGDLSAELAPGEKPVTRTPTGCLNPQAIHTFSIGLAPQETIDAAVVHLKACETCRESLWQNDCSSDPLVNLVRNLPPVEPHVDEQECKLAVNALKTNLQWMEPDGAPAKATKTSAPAASKPAKTKAAAGAAVSAAPNALGPGMWITLAVVAAVVATLSLLVIGAW; encoded by the coding sequence ATGTCTGCCACTTCTACGTCTGCAACCACTCTTTCTGCGGAGACGCTGTTCCGCCGGCTCAAGCGACGCGATCCGTCCGCCTGGCGCCGATTTGCCGTACTTTATGGGCCGCTGGTCTACAGCTGGGCCAGACAAGCGGGCCGCACGCCGCCCGAGGCGAACAAATTTGTCGCCACCTTCGCCCGACGCCTGGCAAGTCGAATCGACGAATACCGTCCGGAGCAGGGAAAGTTTCGCGACTGGCTGGCGACGCAGTGCCAGAAACTGCTCGACACCCAGGAGCCCGAAGAGGCCAGCGAGGCCGCCTTCAATCGGAAGCAGTGGGGCGGCGTGATTCTGCGGGCCCTGTACGAAGCGGGCGACACCCAGCAACAGACGCTGTTCCGCCGGGTCATGTTCGACAAAGAATCGACCGAGGCCGTCGCCCAGGACGGCGGGCTCTCCAAAATGTCGGTCTATGAAGCGAGGTCCCGCATCCTGCACCAGTTGCGCGGCGATCTGTCGGCGGAACTGGCCCCGGGCGAAAAACCGGTCACTCGCACGCCGACCGGCTGTTTGAATCCGCAAGCGATCCACACGTTCTCGATTGGCCTGGCTCCGCAGGAAACAATCGATGCCGCCGTGGTGCATCTCAAAGCGTGCGAAACGTGCCGGGAGTCGCTCTGGCAGAATGACTGCAGTTCCGACCCGCTCGTCAATCTGGTCCGCAACCTGCCGCCGGTCGAGCCGCATGTCGACGAGCAAGAGTGCAAGCTGGCGGTCAACGCCTTGAAAACGAACCTGCAGTGGATGGAGCCTGACGGAGCCCCCGCCAAGGCGACCAAAACGTCCGCTCCCGCCGCCAGCAAACCGGCCAAAACCAAAGCGGCCGCCGGAGCAGCAGTTTCCGCGGCGCCCAATGCGCTCGGTCCCGGCATGTGGATCACCCTGGCCGTCGTCGCCGCCGTCGTCGCTACACTGAGTTTGCTGGTCATCGGCGCCTGGTAA
- a CDS encoding SDR family NAD(P)-dependent oxidoreductase yields MNAVLPAVLITGVSSGIGHALADWYLNRGYRVYGLSRRQPDDLLAREHFHFASLDLNQFDAIAPTLGRLLTGEASLDLVILNAGILGQFDDLANTPMTDLQHTMDVNVWSNKVLLDQLFADGRNVRQVVAISSGAAVNGGRGWSGYSVSKAALNMLVMLYSREQPKTHFTSFAPGIVDTAMQEQLRSRTPDDRFPSVETLRSKQNTPDMPTPAVAAERLAGAMARLPDLVESGQFTDLRRLGELPG; encoded by the coding sequence ATGAATGCTGTTCTTCCCGCCGTTTTGATCACGGGCGTCAGCTCGGGCATCGGCCATGCTTTGGCCGACTGGTATTTGAATCGGGGCTACCGCGTGTACGGACTCAGCCGCCGCCAGCCCGACGATCTGTTGGCCCGGGAGCATTTCCATTTCGCCAGCCTGGACCTGAACCAGTTTGACGCAATCGCCCCCACGCTAGGCCGTCTGCTGACGGGCGAAGCATCGCTGGACCTGGTCATCCTCAACGCGGGCATCCTGGGCCAGTTTGACGATCTGGCCAATACGCCGATGACCGACCTGCAGCACACGATGGATGTCAACGTCTGGTCCAACAAGGTGCTGCTGGATCAGCTGTTTGCCGACGGCCGCAACGTGCGGCAGGTGGTGGCGATCTCCTCGGGCGCCGCCGTCAACGGCGGCCGCGGCTGGAGCGGCTATTCGGTCTCCAAGGCGGCGTTGAACATGCTGGTGATGCTCTACAGCCGGGAGCAGCCAAAGACGCACTTCACCTCCTTTGCGCCGGGCATCGTCGATACGGCCATGCAGGAGCAGTTGCGATCCCGCACGCCGGACGACCGGTTCCCCAGCGTGGAGACGCTTCGCTCCAAACAGAACACGCCCGACATGCCCACGCCAGCCGTCGCCGCCGAACGCCTGGCCGGCGCCATGGCCCGGCTGCCCGATCTGGTCGAAAGCGGCCAGTTCACCGACCTCCGCCGGCTGGGCGAACTCCCCGGCTGA
- the speD gene encoding adenosylmethionine decarboxylase has translation MHNPASNATPVGRHLLADFYGVAPEPLRDESLLTSLLLRVLGDSGFHILSHRSAKFPGEESGATVMVLLSESHATIHTYPEFGYAAIDIFSCGDSSPEQALAGLQAALEPQECQISTHARGRLPVPDTRGTRNF, from the coding sequence ATGCACAACCCTGCCAGCAACGCGACTCCCGTCGGACGCCATCTACTCGCCGATTTTTACGGCGTGGCGCCGGAGCCGCTGCGCGATGAGAGCTTGCTGACCAGCCTGCTGCTGCGGGTGCTGGGCGATTCGGGCTTTCATATTCTTTCCCATCGCAGCGCCAAATTCCCGGGAGAAGAATCCGGGGCGACGGTGATGGTGCTGCTGTCGGAATCGCACGCCACGATTCATACCTATCCGGAATTCGGCTACGCGGCAATCGATATCTTCTCCTGCGGCGACTCCTCGCCCGAACAGGCCTTAGCCGGACTGCAGGCCGCCCTGGAGCCGCAGGAGTGTCAGATCTCGACACACGCCCGCGGCAGGCTGCCCGTCCCTGACACCCGCGGAACAAGAAATTTTTAA
- a CDS encoding potassium channel protein → MLVFTLTRIFRHVRRQKATSLLCVVVLLLVSVFGNATAFYLLDHQNQEDLTYADALWYSVISITTIGYGDYYAKSGPARLCTIFFVVVIGLAAFSMLLGMAIDTVAKIALREERGMEPTLARNHILIVNFPSAARVLALIEELQAEPGRERQEIVLVNDDIDTLPFAIDRVNFVRGPVLDRRTYERAAIESAEMAIVLATSYEDPRSDAVVASASAVIDRLKPEIYLVAECLQTHHEMLFDTVHCDAIVNTLQISRNLLAQEVHDPGITQMVAQFTSNRTGPQLYTCEVPPAGSPLSYRELAIQLLQKDAHLICVNRGSLSYALFTDLQPAPGDRVAYSARQRFTWDQMAVETA, encoded by the coding sequence ATGCTCGTATTCACGCTGACGCGGATTTTTCGTCACGTTCGTCGACAGAAGGCGACCAGTCTCCTGTGCGTGGTCGTACTGCTGCTGGTCAGCGTGTTTGGCAACGCCACGGCGTTCTACCTGCTGGATCACCAGAACCAGGAAGACTTAACGTACGCCGACGCGCTGTGGTACAGTGTGATTTCCATCACCACGATCGGCTATGGCGACTACTACGCCAAGAGCGGCCCGGCCCGGCTGTGCACCATTTTCTTTGTCGTGGTCATCGGACTGGCGGCGTTCAGCATGCTGCTGGGAATGGCCATTGATACTGTCGCCAAGATCGCTCTGCGCGAGGAACGAGGCATGGAACCGACGCTGGCTCGCAACCATATTCTGATCGTCAACTTTCCTTCCGCCGCGCGGGTGCTGGCCCTGATTGAGGAACTCCAGGCCGAGCCCGGCAGGGAACGCCAGGAGATTGTCCTGGTAAACGACGACATCGACACGCTGCCGTTTGCGATCGACCGCGTGAACTTTGTCCGCGGGCCGGTGCTCGACCGCCGTACGTACGAACGGGCCGCGATCGAGTCGGCGGAGATGGCGATCGTCCTGGCGACCTCGTACGAAGACCCCCGCAGCGACGCCGTGGTCGCTTCGGCCTCGGCCGTCATCGATCGGCTGAAACCAGAGATTTACCTGGTGGCGGAGTGCCTGCAGACCCATCATGAAATGCTGTTCGATACGGTCCATTGCGATGCGATCGTCAACACGCTGCAGATCTCCCGCAACCTGCTGGCCCAGGAGGTTCACGACCCGGGCATCACGCAGATGGTCGCCCAGTTCACCAGCAACCGGACCGGACCGCAGCTGTACACGTGCGAAGTCCCTCCGGCCGGCAGCCCGCTCAGCTATCGAGAGCTGGCCATCCAGCTGCTGCAGAAAGACGCCCACCTGATCTGCGTGAATCGCGGGAGCCTGTCGTACGCCCTGTTTACCGATCTGCAGCCGGCCCCCGGCGACCGCGTAGCGTACTCGGCCCGCCAGCGTTTTACCTGGGACCAGATGGCCGTGGAAACAGCCTGA